The sequence below is a genomic window from Nakaseomyces glabratus chromosome F, complete sequence.
CCTAAACGACGAATATAGTATAAATTACCTCGATGAGAACAGTTCCTTCTTGAAGAACCCGATTCCGTACACTACTTATCAGAAAGCCCAACTTGAATTATTGCGAATTGTCACAATCACATATCAGACAATATACTatgaaaaaatgaaaaaaagagtTTCAAGTGTAgatcaaaagaagaatttaatgatattgGATGTTCTTTCTCCAATCTTGAACGCATGGTATCTGAACTACTACAAACTAATGAAACCAGTAAGCGATGAAAAGCCAGTGATAATATCCTTAGATGATTTGAgtaaattcaaaagaacTGCCAATATAAGAGGTGAAAGCTTTATTAGTGATTACTATTATTGCCAGTTGTACACATTTTCTTTAGCTCTTCAAGTTGAAGTGAAAGAATCCAAATTGACCCTGAATGAAATGATAAAGAGTGCAAGATTTGTCGAACAAGCTTATCGAGCCGCGAAAGAGATACTAAAGTCTGCAATAAGGGTACACAAAGTTGATATGCTGAAATATATGCCAGTAAGGTGGGTAATGCGAATAGTTAGATCTGCATCATTCATTGTAAAATGCTACATTACATTATGTGATCATAGCATGGCAACCAACTCGGAAGCAAAGTCAATTTTGAAACTAAGTGGTATATTAGTTGATGACACTGTTCATATGATTAGACAAGCTGCAGTCATTCTCAAAGAATCAACTCCTGATGAGTTGCATTTAGCTAGTAAATTTTCTACAATATTGATGTTCTTATGTAAGGAAATCgatgaaagaaagaggGACAATGAAAATCTCATGACAGGGAATGGCTTAAATAATGATCCCAGCCTTGAATCACAGACCACTCACAAAGAGTCTTTAGAGGCCAGTAACCATGACACAATTTCAAGTGACGCCCAAGAACCTCCCAGTGAAAACGATAGCTCTCATGATACTACGACACAAGGCACAGCTAATTCCACACGTAAAGTTGGACCCAATTCGATAGATGAGATAGGTCAGTTTACTGCTTATCTTCCCGAGGATGTGATCGACTGGTTTTCAGCTAGCAATAACATTGGACTGGATTTTGTTGAGCCATGGACAGAATTAATTGAACAAAAgtatattcaaaataaagACGGATTCCAGGATTTCGATCAATTATTCGATGAATTTGCAATTAGACCTAGTTAGTACGGATCCTACATAGAAAGTATAACAGTATATAGGATAGGATCATCTGTATACaattcaatatattcttaAGCTAAGATAGTTGACTGAAATCAGTTGGAaatattaagaaaaaacagaaacaaACATTTGGATATActtaaatattaaataaatgCGTAAATTAACATCCTGCTGATCAAAATTATATGTGTGAAGTTTGCAAAATATGAGTTTATCataaagtataaatagaTAGGTAAGCATATGCAAGTAATTATTGACtatataatttattttataattataattcaaatgaagaataaaaaatgaatgtAAGTCAGTAGTCATatctttttattctttacTCTCTAGCTGATCATTCCCACAAGGAGCGTATATAACTTGTGTTATAAACTTACCAGCATATCTAGTAGTACATGCTACACTAACAATACCATCTCTGATACTGCTCGTTAGTAAGTGCTTCAAATTCACATGAGGTATGATATGATTGATGCTAGAGTCCTGAGTTGATGGGCCTGCCACTTGATGGAATTcatgaaatattttgttcagATAAGTAGAGTTTAGATATACCGGTAAATCTGGAACCTggtatttcttcaagaatagattctcagcttcttcagcaTCCATTTTCCCCCCCTTCTGCAAATCACCAAATAGAGCATCCTGATTACAATCCACAACTCTATTAGTAAAGCTAGGGCGATCATAAAATGCTCGTGGGTTATTTTCGGTACcattatcatcatccaCATCTTCCATGTCACAGGATATTCTGAAAAGGGCTGGAATATTGTTTGAATATTCATAAACCTTGGGTTTTATAGGAGGAAAGAACTCCAAATCGTTATCACGAGTATTCGCATTATTAATTGGACTAACCGCACTGACCATGGAGTTAGTTCTACTAACACCAGTATAGTCGGAAAATTGGGTTATAGACTTTTCAAAGCTCTTTGCTGAATAATATGAAGAGTTGCGCGACGCTTGTGCCTTGCTGGGAGCAGGTGCCTGTAGATTTAGAGCCACGGGATTATTGTTTCTCATACTTGTGGTACTATTGTCCGAACTGCCCTGAAAACCATTGTTTTCCATACCTTCTAATGTTGTATCCACAGAACTTGTATAATCACTTTGAATCTCGGATTCATCTCTATACGGTTCAATTCGATCATAACCCCTCAAGACCTCAAACCAGTTCATAATGTTTCCCTGATCATCAGTAGCTGTTGGTAAGAAATCAGAATGCACCAGGTTACCGTTAACCAAGAATTGCAGTCGGTAAATACCCTGAGGTAAATATAAATCAGGAACATACCATTCATTATTGTGTGAGTCATAACTTAAAGGAATCTTATTGAATTGAGAATTATCAGTAGCTAGTAGCTTACCCTCTGCGAAGAGTTTGTCATCATTTTTCAAGGAAGCGCATATTTCATTACTAACAAGATAAACTTTAAGTTCCTTATTATTGGATTGATTTTGAGAATCCCTCCATTTCAGTATTACGTTTGTACGATCAGGGGAAGGGCTTTCACTATGTACATGGGCGCTATTATTAGGAGTTCTTTGACCTGATGTAGGAGGCTCATTTGGTCTAATTGGTTCTAATGGTTGTAAGTTTAAATTTGGATTGGATAGTATCTTTCGTTTCACTCCAGAAAATGGTTTCAGCTTCTTGTAAGCAGCATTAGTAATAGTATGACTGTATTTATTCTCATCTTCCTTTTGTTTCGTAATCTGTTGGTTCAGCAAAGTACGATCCCCATATAATCTCATCATCATTGCAGCAGTGGCAGACGTTGGCTCCGCAGTTTCAGGTGggtttttcattatttcaGTATGGTTACTGTTCTTCGAAGTATTGGTATCGACCTTCTTATTTAGTTCCACAGTAGAAGATTGCATGGTGTCCGCCCTTTTCCTCTTCATATCACGTTTGAGAGCTTGTTCCAACAACTCCTGATTCAGCACAACGTCTGTGCCTTGCAACATGCCTCCATCAGGGTCGCCAACAGGAACACCCGACGGTTCATAGTTGTACAGGTACGGCTTAGAGTTCACCAGCCTATTACTAGAACGTCTCCCATCTTCAGAGCGCGGAATATCAATTGAGGCTGTTCGTGTCACAACTGGCGACGGACTAGCATCCACAAATATTTCATCCCTGGACGACGAAATGGAACTCCGCTGAGAGTCCATCACATTATTTATTGTCCGGAAAGGCAGGTTCTTACGCTTCGCCGCCGCTGCCTCAGCAACTTCCTTCAAAGACATCTTCAAAGCAACTATGCTGGGCCTGTGCTCACTCATCGCCCTGCTATGCTGCGCATTTATATCATCCGAATCACCCTGAGGAGACTCGTCCCCGTGCGTAACCTCCCGTTTGATCGTCTGCACAGTAGCATTAGAAGGCCCGGGACTTGATATGTGCAACGCAGACCCATCGCCCATCGACGACGTCAGCGACAGCCCAGCCATATTCACATCAATGCTCTCGTCTGCCTCGGGCTCAGACGCCTCCTTCGTCACCGAGTAATCCTCCTTGAACAAAGAATGCATCGTTCCCACACACTCTCTCCTCTGTCGTCCTGCTTGTACCACCTTATGGATTACTAAATACAACTCCTTTTATTAATTGAACCCCTCCATTGTTGGCTATTGCCTGCATTGTTCGAAagtttttcacttttttgCAAAACTTCCATTTTTCTCGCCTCCTGCGGTAGTCATCTTGGCAAAGAAAGcaaagatcaagaaaagaCCGTTCATCCCACAGAAATCACCGTAGGCGGTCCTATATTCTCTGCTTCGATGGTTCCTCACTTCCATTATCGACaagaaaaaatggaagaGTCACATGATATGCAATACTGTTATAGACTCTCCTCTGGCACTGTGCCCGATATACATGCTTATGTATCCGTTTTTGCCTTTATATGTGTATTTGCACCATGTGTGGTATCGCCGTGGCTAATTGCGAAAACGTTTTAGTGAATGTGAATTGATTTATGTATGTACTATATACGCCGCTATGCATTATTGAAAAGGGAGAGCTTCCCGTGCAGAGCCTATGAAGAGATATGCTTTGCGAGGGTGCGTTGCAGGTCTCCCGCTTTGATCACGACGTGCCGCTTTGGTACTATGTCCGTGCCGTCGCCATCGTCAGATATTTTGGCTTTGTTCATCAGCTCAGCACACAAGTTCTCGAAATCGAGCGAGTCGTATCCGATACTGGGCCCCACAGTACCGCAGATATCCTCGCACCGCAGTACCGGCTTGCCTTCGCTGCTCCTTGCGTCCCTCTCATGTCGTGTGCGCTTCAAGAGCTGTAGCACTGTGCTCAAGGGCTCTCtgtatattatatgttGCGTCAGAAGCTCACACCGTAGCTCCACATCGTCCAGGTTCATGTCTGCTATCTTCTTGCCCACGGGGGTTGCCTTAGCCTCGTTCTCCAATTGACGTGTAGGACAGCTGTTAGCTTTGTTCTGGCAACTACATGTGAAATCCCCGAGGATATCCTCCGAGTTGTCATCGAGCATGGGTATCGGCGAGTTTATCACCGTATCTAGGATGCCACCGTTGTTCATTGCAGAGCTCTCTCTCCTCATCACCATGTTCTCCCTGGAGTACTTGATGTCCTCCCCAGGGAATGCTAATTGCGGTTCTATCCGTGTCGTCGTGTCGTTAATGTCGTTTATGTCGCTTATGTCCGTGGCTATCGCAGGCAAACCGAACgtgctgttgctgttggaGATAGCAAAATTGAAGGACTCTAGCCCAGCTTGCTTAGCGACCATATCGTTCTCTCCCCAGTTGTTCGTTATTACAGGGGAATTGCCAAAGCTGATGTTATCAAATGGGTAGAAAGATTGGTCGTTCATTAAGTTTGACAGCTTGGAATCCTGGTCAAATATCGAGTCCATCCACGATCCAGTAGACTCCAGCCTGTTGGCCGCTGTTCTTTGTAGATCGTTAATCACTGAGGGGGAAGTGTCAAACGATGTGTTCGTAGTGGTGGGTGTGTGCGACAAAACTCCTCTTTCCTCCGAAGTAACCGACACAGAAGATGTATTGGACTCCAGCTTAACATGAGGAGAGCTCTTCTTACTGGAAGTTTTATCCGCTTGCTTATCGGAACCCGCTGTGGTGATGTTCGTAGGGCTGTTCATGAAGTTAGTCGCGCTCGGCTGCTCGGGCACAACTTCAACGCTTTTCAAGTCATCGGCCTTGATCTCCTTCAACCTCTTGAGAATCCCTTGGTCCTTCTCGTTAGCAGGCCTGTACTTGGTCACCTCCGTAAGCAACTCACTCAGACACTCCTTCAAGTACTCCGTCTCACTATTCTTCTTGCTGTTCATTCCTTTCAAAACCACTATAGTCTCCTCTAAAGCCCGCAGTTTCGCCTCCTTCCGCTCCCGAAACGCCCGCTGCGCAGCCCGGTTCTGCGCCGTACGCTTATTCTTGGCCTCAGTGTCAATAATCTTCCGCCCagccttcttcttcccTTCCTTGCTAACCTTCGACATCCTTTTCCCAGTCCTCTCCAGTACCACTGACACGCTTATCCCACAATTCAGAGTACCTAGCACAATTATCAGTGGTAGCCTAGCGTACTAGATGGTGCTTTGAATGCCTGCACTGCCTCAATATGTACTCTTAACGTCCTGTATTGTAGCTACTAGCCATTGCCATTGTTAATCGGAGCTTCGCACCCAACTTTTTACCGGTGACATCCGCATTGGCAGGACGACACATCACATGATAGCTGTATCTGACACTAATAGTATACAAAGTCTGTGCATCTATTTTATATGCGGCTACATATGTTTCATGAAGTTATATATCCACGTCTGGCTCTTTTGAGCATCCTTTCTTTCCTTTGTGGCCCAACGCCTGACCTTATGTCTTGAACACCAGCAGCGCCAGAGGTCCCACATAGAAGTACACAAACTTGCCCTTCTCATGCGTAACGTAGCTGCCGAAGCTCCTACCCACAATGACATGCCAGGTGTGGCCATACCGGGAGTCcatctctttcttgatcaCACTCGCAATCTCCCGCTCTAGCGTGTGCTCTCGCATGGCTTCCTCAGCGATGCGGAACACCTCCTGCTGCATCTCATCGCCCATATCAGAGGCCTTCACTATAACTGTATCATATCTCCCAAGCTCCTCCAGTGGCCCCCCAGTGGCCCCCAGTGGCCCCCAGTGGCCCCCAGTGGCTTTCTGTCCAGCGAGAGGGCCATAGCCTTACATCCCAACTGTGCGACTTGCAAGTTTATAGTTAGTCAACTGCACACACACCATATTCATGACAGGGTCGCGACCCAGCACTACAGAACAACATCACACCACAACATAAACATACCTTGATCCATCTTGCACTTGCTGCTGTGACACTAGTTTGTTATTAGTTTGGCTTGCAAGCTCATCTTAAAGGGAGAAAAAGGCCGAAAAGGTGTCAAAAGGAGCTTTAAGAGGTGTCACAACCATATTCTGGAGTTGAACATAGAAGTAACAGATAAACGAACAGCATACAATGAAGAACAAGTCACGGAAACGTGGCGGCAGGGACGAAGACCTGGAGGAGGAGGACAATAACCCATTTGTGGGCACCACACATATGTTTGCGTCTGGGATAGCGAGTGCCCCTGGTGGTCAGCAGGCGGTGCTGAAGTTGGCGCAGCCTGCGCCTGGGGAACAGCAAGGTGCTAGTACTCCAGATGGTGCGGGTGTGGTTGCTGGCACTGCTGCAGGTGCTACAGGCGCTACAGGCGCTGCAGGTGAGGGCGAGGACGAAGATGAGGACAGCAACGAGAACAGCGATATTAGGGATGAGGATGTGGACATACTGACGCAGACGCTGTACAAGGCTGCTGAAGAGCCCTTTGTGTCTGTTCCAGTGCGGGCCACTGGAACAGACTCCTTATTTAAGATTCCTGTGGACAGCTCAGGCCCTATACAGATCAAGGAGGCCGGTGACTACAAGGACCCCTGGGGCAAGCACGCTATTGGCTATGTGATCGAGCTGGACGGATTCAAGACTGTGCGGCGGTACTCCGAGTTTTACTCCTTGCGAAAGAACCTCACGCTACTGCTGCCAACTGTAGTAGTACCGCCTTTGCCGCCAAAACACTCTATTATGAACTATATATTCAAGAAGTCTATTGACACACGGATCATCGACTCCCGGAAACGCACGTTGTGCCGGTTTCTGAACGAGTGCTACGAGGTACCAGACATTGCCAACCATATTGTgtttaaaaaatttctggACTGTGAGATTATCTGGAAGGATGTGCTGAACTCGGCGCCCATACTAATACTACCACACGACAATAGGCTGGCGCCACCACTAAACCCTACCAAACCGAGTCCATTACACTTGTTATTGCCAGCACCGAACTCAAAAGTAGCTACAAACACAAGCATCCTAAACCCCCTCATACCGACTAACACCGAATTGGAGAACAAGTTTAACAAGCTTGAGAAGAAGTTCTGGGAGTACAAGATTAACTACAAGAATCTCCACAAAACGGTCAAGCAATTGGAAAACCACTTGAAACTTATTGGTGGGCTGCACAGTGAGCTAGGTGTGCATTACAATTCTTTTAGCATTGAGAATGCTATCATAAGCAGCGATGGGAACGAAAATGAAGACAGATCGAGTAGCATGCTAATTGAAAAAGTGGGTCATGCTTTCGACGTGAGCTATGTCACGGATGAAATCTTGAGCGAAAGACATATAGTGAATCTAGAAGAACCATTGTACGAGTTCATACAGTTGCTAGAGGACTGTAAACGTGTCTTAGGCTTCCGCAAGGCCAAATATTTGCAGTACGAAATCGTTGAAATTACTATggataaaaacaaaaagagaCTGCGAGCATTGCTAGATTTAGACGATCACATTAAAACCATGACTAATGTCATAAATCAGAGCACAATACTTGAGTCACGAAAGTATTCTAACCAGGAACCCATCAGCGATGTACCAGATTCTCCATACTCAAAAGTCGATTACACTTCTGAAGGGGAAGAATCTGCACACGATGAGACTCACGCTGACCATGATACCCCGCAACAGGAACATCATAAATCTGATGACGAGGAAAACATCGAACAACTATCAAGTTCTCTACATGCGTCCACTATCAACGCTAACAAGATTAAAGTCAGGAAGAAGCTATCTAGAAGAAGAGACAGGTCTGCACGAGAACTAGATCCAAGCCTTCTAACCGAAGCAGAAAGGAAacaagaaatcaaaatcttACAGAGGGAACTCGACAAACTCGAGGATGTGCAAAAGCTTGTCCTAAGAGATATAGAAGACGTGAATGAATCCACCTTGCGCAGTCTAGAACACGTCTCAACAAAACTAGAACAAAGGTGGGGAAACATGCTTCGTCAAGTTACAAAAGCAATGATAGATTTCTCAAGAGAGTCACTGAATGCTTGGAGACAAGTAAGAAAGGATAAATAGAAGCTAAGATCGAAGTTCACAGTCGAATTAGTTCACACAGTACCATAATGGAAGCTCCCTTATaagtataaatatataCCATACATAAAAGAAGCTTTGCAACATGTTTATCATTTAGCATTTAAAATATACCACAGAAACTACCACTCTGCTCCCATGAAAGTCCTTGATTGCCATCAGAACAACTGACTTCACACAATATTTcatattatcatcattaaaAACGACACTATTAATTTGCCACACCGTAGGGCTTTTCCCAGATTCGCAGGATGAGCTCCCTTTTAGCGTTTTAAAGAGTAGCAGTAGTTGTGAACTTGTTGGAAGGACACCGGACTTCTGTATATGATAACTAACCACAATATCAGGTACTTATTAATAGCGGTTTAGTTTGGACGTTTGCTTTTCAAAGTTTGGTAGAAAATTTATCCGGTCACAAGTACttgaaagaaacaaaaataggCACAGACATATTGTGAGAATGGTTGGACACGAGGTTGATACTATATTGAGCACCTTGCGCATAGAGGCTGATCCTGAGCTCAGCTATCTATTTGACAAGTTTGAACATGACTATGAGAACAAGTTATGGCATCAATTGACTCAAAACTTGAACGTTTTTTTCATGGATGAGAGGTCCAAGCCATTAAGACTGCGTATTTATGACACCTTTATCGTCAAATTCCAGGAGAATATAAACGAATTGTCTCTGGTGCAGTATCTTTTGGTCGCATTACAGACCATAAGTGACAGCGATGAAGCATTGAAGTATTTGACCCATCTAAAGCAGACTTTGGAGGATATAGACTCTAAGAAGACCAGAAACGATGGTCTAAATAATCACGATAATgcatttttattcattgaTATTGAGATTGCAAGACTGTACTTGCATAAGAAGGAACTTTTGAAGGCCAGAGATATGCTAGATGTTCTAGAGAAAACACTTGATTTTAAGGATAACGTTCCATTATTGCTGACCAGCT
It includes:
- the SIP1 gene encoding Sip1p (CAGL0F03047g~Ortholog(s) have AMP-activated protein kinase activity, receptor signaling complex scaffold activity), which gives rise to MHSLFKEDYSVTKEASEPEADESIDVNMAGLSLTSSMGDGSALHISSPGPSNATVQTIKREVTHGDESPQGDSDDINAQHSRAMSEHRPSIVALKMSLKEVAEAAAAKRKNLPFRTINNVMDSQRSSISSSRDEIFVDASPSPVVTRTASIDIPRSEDGRRSSNRLVNSKPYLYNYEPSGVPVGDPDGGMLQGTDVVLNQELLEQALKRDMKRKRADTMQSSTVELNKKVDTNTSKNSNHTEIMKNPPETAEPTSATAAMMMRLYGDRTLLNQQITKQKEDENKYSHTITNAAYKKLKPFSGVKRKILSNPNLNLQPLEPIRPNEPPTSGQRTPNNSAHVHSESPSPDRTNVILKWRDSQNQSNNKELKVYLVSNEICASLKNDDKLFAEGKLLATDNSQFNKIPLSYDSHNNEWYVPDLYLPQGIYRLQFLVNGNLVHSDFLPTATDDQGNIMNWFEVLRGYDRIEPYRDESEIQSDYTSSVDTTLEGMENNGFQGSSDNSTTSMRNNNPVALNLQAPAPSKAQASRNSSYYSAKSFEKSITQFSDYTGVSRTNSMVSAVSPINNANTRDNDLEFFPPIKPKVYEYSNNIPALFRISCDMEDVDDDNGTENNPRAFYDRPSFTNRVVDCNQDALFGDLQKGGKMDAEEAENLFLKKYQVPDLPVYLNSTYLNKIFHEFHQVAGPSTQDSSINHIIPHVNLKHLLTSSIRDGIVSVACTTRYAGKFITQVIYAPCGNDQLESKE
- the CAD1 gene encoding Cad1p (CAGL0F03069g~bZIP domain-containing protein) encodes the protein MSKVSKEGKKKAGRKIIDTEAKNKRTAQNRAAQRAFRERKEAKLRALEETIVVLKGMNSKKNSETEYLKECLSELLTEVTKYRPANEKDQGILKRLKEIKADDLKSVEVVPEQPSATNFMNSPTNITTAGSDKQADKTSSKKSSPHVKLESNTSSVSVTSEERGVLSHTPTTTNTSFDTSPSVINDLQRTAANRLESTGSWMDSIFDQDSKLSNLMNDQSFYPFDNISFGNSPVITNNWGENDMVAKQAGLESFNFAISNSNSTFGLPAIATDISDINDINDTTTRIEPQLAFPGEDIKYSRENMVMRRESSAMNNGGILDTVINSPIPMLDDNSEDILGDFTCSCQNKANSCPTRQLENEAKATPVGKKIADMNLDDVELRCELLTQHIIYREPLSTVLQLLKRTRHERDARSSEGKPVLRCEDICGTVGPSIGYDSLDFENLCAELMNKAKISDDGDGTDIVPKRHVVIKAGDLQRTLAKHISS
- the DYN2 gene encoding dynein light chain (CAGL0F03091g~Ortholog(s) have ATP-dependent microtubule motor activity, plus-end-directed activity), translated to MDQVIVKASDMGDEMQQEVFRIAEEAMREHTLEREIASVIKKEMDSRYGHTWHVIVGRSFGSYVTHEKGKFVYFYVGPLALLVFKT
- the SNX41 gene encoding Snx41p (CAGL0F03113g~Ortholog(s) have phosphatidylinositol-3-phosphate binding activity, role in retrograde transport, endosome to Golgi and cytosol, endosome localization), which codes for MKNKSRKRGGRDEDLEEEDNNPFVGTTHMFASGIASAPGGQQAVLKLAQPAPGEQQGASTPDGAGVVAGTAAGATGATGAAGEGEDEDEDSNENSDIRDEDVDILTQTLYKAAEEPFVSVPVRATGTDSLFKIPVDSSGPIQIKEAGDYKDPWGKHAIGYVIELDGFKTVRRYSEFYSLRKNLTLLLPTVVVPPLPPKHSIMNYIFKKSIDTRIIDSRKRTLCRFLNECYEVPDIANHIVFKKFLDCEIIWKDVLNSAPILILPHDNRLAPPLNPTKPSPLHLLLPAPNSKVATNTSILNPLIPTNTELENKFNKLEKKFWEYKINYKNLHKTVKQLENHLKLIGGLHSELGVHYNSFSIENAIISSDGNENEDRSSSMLIEKVGHAFDVSYVTDEILSERHIVNLEEPLYEFIQLLEDCKRVLGFRKAKYLQYEIVEITMDKNKKRLRALLDLDDHIKTMTNVINQSTILESRKYSNQEPISDVPDSPYSKVDYTSEGEESAHDETHADHDTPQQEHHKSDDEENIEQLSSSLHASTINANKIKVRKKLSRRRDRSARELDPSLLTEAERKQEIKILQRELDKLEDVQKLVLRDIEDVNESTLRSLEHVSTKLEQRWGNMLRQVTKAMIDFSRESLNAWRQVRKDK